In Achromobacter spanius, the following proteins share a genomic window:
- the fliG gene encoding flagellar motor switch protein FliG — MTNDSTPMDGMTRSAVLMMSLGEDAAAEVFKYLSAREVQQVGGAMASLKQVTRNDVAVVLEEFRQEADQFMAVTLGSDDYIRSVLTKALGSDRAAGLIEDILEAGDGGSGIDALNWLDPNTVAELIGDEHPQIIATILVHLERDRAAGVLALLTDRLRNDVMLRIATFGGVQPAALSELTEVLNSVLAGQGAKRSKMGGVRTAAEILNMMNSSDEETVVASLRERDNDLAQKIIDEMFVFDNLLDVEDRAIQLILKEIDNDTLMVALKGAQEELRAKFLRNMSSRAAEMLREDLEAQGPIRMSKVEGEQKKILQIARRLAESGQIVLGNSGDDAYV; from the coding sequence ATGACAAATGATTCCACTCCGATGGACGGCATGACGCGCAGCGCCGTCCTGATGATGTCGCTGGGCGAAGACGCCGCGGCTGAAGTCTTCAAGTACCTGAGCGCCCGCGAAGTGCAGCAGGTGGGCGGCGCGATGGCCAGCCTGAAGCAGGTCACGCGCAACGACGTGGCCGTGGTGCTGGAAGAATTCCGCCAGGAAGCCGACCAGTTCATGGCCGTCACGCTGGGCTCGGACGACTACATCCGCAGCGTGCTGACCAAGGCGCTGGGCAGCGACCGCGCGGCCGGCCTGATCGAAGACATCCTGGAAGCCGGCGACGGCGGCAGCGGCATCGATGCGCTGAACTGGCTGGACCCGAACACCGTGGCCGAGCTGATCGGCGACGAACACCCGCAGATCATCGCGACGATCCTGGTGCACCTGGAGCGCGACCGCGCCGCCGGTGTGCTGGCGCTGTTGACCGACCGCCTGCGCAACGACGTCATGCTGCGCATCGCCACGTTCGGCGGCGTGCAGCCCGCTGCCCTGTCCGAACTGACCGAAGTGCTGAACTCCGTGCTGGCCGGCCAAGGCGCCAAGCGCAGCAAGATGGGCGGCGTGCGCACCGCGGCCGAGATCCTGAACATGATGAATTCCTCGGACGAGGAAACCGTTGTGGCCAGCCTGCGCGAGCGCGACAACGACCTGGCGCAGAAGATCATCGACGAGATGTTCGTGTTCGACAACCTGCTCGACGTCGAAGACCGCGCCATCCAGCTCATCCTCAAGGAAATCGACAACGACACGCTCATGGTCGCGCTCAAGGGCGCCCAGGAAGAGCTGCGCGCCAAGTTCCTGCGCAACATGTCCAGCCGCGCCGCCGAAATGCTGCGCGAGGACCTGGAAGCCCAGGGCCCGATCCGCATGTCGAAGGTCGAAGGCGAACAGAAGAAGATTCTGCAGATCGCCCGCCGCCTGGCCGAAAGCGGCCAGATCGTGCTGGGCAATTCCGGAGACGACGCGTATGTCTGA
- the fliF gene encoding flagellar basal-body MS-ring/collar protein FliF — protein sequence MNQQATLSSSLLAKFPVLEKVRALPKPILLGAAAAVIALIVATVMWSSEPQYKVLFSNLDDRDGGAIVTALGSMNVPYRYNENGTALLVPADRVYDARLQLASQGLPRGGSVGFELMDNARFGASQFSEQINYQRGLEGELARSIEAMNTVQHARVHLAMPRQSLFVRERQAPTASVLLNVYPGRSLSDAQVSAISWLVASSVPELTAESVSIVDQNGRLLSAPLGEGRGMDADQMRFVREVEQRTVERILTILNPLVGPGNVHAQASADVDFARREETSEVYRPNQEPGQAAVRSQQTSDSTQRGVNPAQGVPGALSNQAPPNAQAPLTNPPAQPPQPPANAQQQQQQQQQQQQQQQTGTQAATANLNERRDATTNYEVDRTISHIKQPVGNVKRLSVAVVVNYVRDKDGEPQALPPEELNKLTNLVREAMGYSETRGDSLNLVNSQFNDGPPPLPMWRDPEMIALFKTILAWLVGLVVALWLYRKVRRSVTEYLYPPVDPEMAEAERQEAAREAQDVARAKEVNRYEDNLERARTMANKDPRAVAMVLRTWMSKDDK from the coding sequence ATGAATCAGCAGGCCACTCTGAGCTCGTCGCTGCTGGCGAAGTTCCCTGTGCTGGAAAAGGTCCGCGCACTGCCCAAGCCTATCTTGCTTGGCGCAGCTGCCGCCGTCATCGCGCTGATCGTCGCCACGGTGATGTGGAGCAGCGAACCCCAGTACAAGGTGCTGTTCTCGAACCTGGATGACCGCGACGGCGGCGCCATCGTGACGGCCCTGGGTTCCATGAACGTGCCCTACCGCTACAACGAAAACGGCACCGCGCTGCTGGTGCCGGCCGACCGCGTCTACGACGCGCGCTTGCAGTTGGCCTCGCAAGGCCTGCCGCGTGGCGGCTCCGTCGGCTTCGAGCTGATGGACAACGCCCGTTTCGGCGCCAGCCAATTCTCTGAACAGATCAACTACCAGCGCGGCCTTGAAGGCGAGCTGGCCCGTTCGATCGAAGCCATGAACACGGTGCAGCACGCCCGCGTCCACCTGGCCATGCCGCGTCAGTCGCTGTTCGTGCGCGAACGCCAGGCGCCTACGGCTTCGGTGCTGCTGAACGTGTACCCCGGCCGCAGCCTGAGCGACGCGCAAGTGTCCGCGATTTCCTGGCTGGTGGCCTCCAGCGTGCCTGAGCTCACCGCCGAAAGCGTGTCCATCGTTGACCAGAACGGCCGGCTGTTGTCGGCCCCGCTGGGCGAAGGCCGCGGCATGGACGCCGACCAGATGCGCTTTGTGCGCGAAGTGGAACAGCGCACCGTTGAACGCATCCTGACCATCCTGAATCCGCTGGTCGGCCCGGGCAACGTCCACGCCCAGGCCAGCGCCGACGTCGACTTCGCCCGCCGCGAAGAAACCTCCGAGGTCTACCGCCCGAACCAGGAACCTGGCCAGGCCGCCGTGCGCAGCCAGCAAACCAGCGATTCCACGCAGCGCGGCGTCAACCCCGCGCAAGGCGTGCCCGGCGCGCTGTCCAACCAGGCCCCGCCCAACGCGCAGGCCCCGCTGACGAACCCGCCCGCGCAGCCGCCGCAACCGCCGGCCAATGCTCAGCAACAGCAACAACAGCAGCAGCAACAACAGCAACAGCAGCAGACCGGCACCCAGGCGGCCACGGCCAACCTGAACGAGCGCCGCGACGCCACCACCAACTATGAAGTGGACCGCACCATCAGCCACATCAAGCAACCGGTGGGCAACGTCAAGCGCCTGTCGGTCGCCGTGGTGGTCAATTACGTGCGCGACAAGGACGGCGAGCCGCAAGCCCTGCCGCCCGAAGAATTGAACAAGCTGACCAACCTGGTCCGCGAAGCCATGGGCTATTCCGAAACGCGTGGCGACTCGCTGAACCTGGTCAACAGCCAGTTCAATGATGGCCCGCCGCCGCTGCCGATGTGGCGCGACCCGGAAATGATCGCCCTGTTCAAGACCATTCTTGCGTGGCTGGTGGGTCTGGTGGTTGCACTGTGGCTGTACCGCAAGGTGCGTCGCTCGGTCACCGAATACCTGTACCCGCCGGTGGATCCGGAAATGGCTGAAGCCGAGCGCCAGGAAGCGGCTCGCGAAGCCCAGGACGTGGCCCGCGCCAAGGAAGTCAACCGTTACGAAGACAACCTGGAACGCGCCCGCACAATGGCCAACAAGGATCCGCGCGCCGTCGCGATGGTCCTGCGCACCTGGATGAGCAAAGATGACAAATGA
- the fliE gene encoding flagellar hook-basal body complex protein FliE has product MAVSGLNGIEGMLQQMRTVVSKAETGNLAAGESVGQPDGFAAELQRSIRRVTAAQNASSAQAKAFEMGAPDISLNDVIIDMQKASLGFQTAVQVRNKLVAAYKEISSMAV; this is encoded by the coding sequence ATGGCTGTATCAGGCTTGAACGGCATCGAAGGCATGCTCCAGCAGATGCGCACCGTCGTGAGCAAGGCGGAAACCGGCAATCTCGCCGCGGGGGAATCGGTGGGCCAGCCCGACGGTTTCGCCGCCGAGTTGCAGCGCTCGATCCGCCGCGTGACCGCGGCCCAGAACGCGTCGTCGGCGCAGGCGAAGGCCTTTGAAATGGGCGCGCCCGATATTTCGCTGAACGATGTGATCATCGACATGCAGAAAGCCAGCCTTGGCTTTCAGACGGCGGTCCAGGTGCGCAACAAGCTGGTTGCCGCCTACAAGGAAATATCGTCGATGGCCGTGTAA
- a CDS encoding flagellar brake protein — protein MLDASDPEFLLTRPEDMRSALFELTHPDSHILVRDAADREMAVLVLGADKQTRQFFWRPRDYAGADFEQSDSMGLLSGTTFHFHATAYGGVQIRFRVQRPEVIHFDDGSAALMSPFPDRLARIQRRKMFRASLVTGAGQCRASWQPDAKTKPFQFTVRDISVDGVGLRAALAVPELPERGTVLEDVQLDFGELGKLSANLEVRNIYPISGQPMIQPDSPDDAAPRHVSLTGEPPMSHMGAVFLNLDARQENWLQKVVWRLEKGAQRN, from the coding sequence GTGTTGGATGCCAGCGACCCGGAATTCCTGCTGACCCGGCCGGAAGACATGCGCTCCGCCCTGTTCGAGCTGACGCACCCCGACAGCCACATCCTGGTGCGCGACGCCGCCGACCGCGAAATGGCGGTGCTGGTGCTGGGCGCCGACAAGCAAACCCGCCAGTTCTTCTGGCGGCCGCGCGATTACGCCGGCGCTGACTTCGAGCAGTCCGACAGCATGGGCCTGTTGAGCGGCACCACTTTCCATTTCCACGCCACCGCCTATGGCGGCGTGCAGATCCGCTTTCGCGTGCAGCGCCCCGAAGTCATCCACTTCGACGACGGCAGCGCGGCGCTGATGTCGCCCTTTCCGGATCGCCTGGCCCGCATCCAGCGGCGCAAGATGTTTCGCGCCTCGCTGGTCACGGGCGCTGGCCAATGCCGGGCCAGTTGGCAGCCCGATGCCAAGACCAAGCCTTTCCAGTTCACGGTGCGCGATATTTCGGTCGACGGCGTGGGGCTGCGGGCCGCGCTTGCCGTGCCAGAATTGCCGGAACGCGGCACGGTGCTGGAAGACGTGCAGTTGGATTTTGGTGAACTGGGCAAGCTCAGCGCCAACCTGGAAGTGCGCAACATCTACCCCATTTCCGGCCAGCCGATGATTCAGCCCGACAGCCCGGACGACGCCGCGCCCCGGCACGTGTCGCTGACCGGCGAACCGCCAATGAGCCACATGGGCGCCGTGTTCTTGAATCTGGATGCGCGCCAGGAAAACTGGCTGCAGAAAGTGGTGTGGCGCCTGGAGAAAGGCGCGCAGCGCAATTAA
- a CDS encoding EscU/YscU/HrcU family type III secretion system export apparatus switch protein — MSNTPNSQGIGLNDGPNANRNAAVAISYDDKDGAPRVVAKGYGQLADTIVRAAEENGLYVHESRELVGLLMQVDLDAHIPPQLYVAVAELLAWLYRLESRELPQAAPPA, encoded by the coding sequence ATGAGCAATACCCCCAATTCCCAGGGCATCGGCCTGAACGATGGCCCCAACGCCAACCGCAATGCCGCCGTCGCTATTTCCTATGACGACAAGGACGGCGCGCCGCGCGTGGTCGCCAAGGGCTACGGCCAACTGGCCGACACCATCGTGCGCGCCGCCGAAGAGAATGGCCTGTATGTGCACGAATCGCGTGAATTGGTTGGCCTGCTCATGCAGGTCGATCTGGACGCACATATTCCTCCCCAACTGTACGTAGCAGTGGCAGAATTGCTGGCCTGGCTTTATCGCCTGGAATCGCGCGAGCTTCCCCAAGCGGCGCCGCCCGCCTGA
- a CDS encoding flagellar hook-length control protein FliK, with protein MSVGPAALGNVLVQRLDAVLGTTMSAANANQVSGARPDAVSQPGGLEKPGSSDGSTRDPRQGIQTGGARGDRQNAVVDAKTAAALALAARGLVTSSDTTASAPTTLGTTARTILALLAQFPEAAPAVQGRAPLWNANGGAAGQAPAQATPQPAPGAGQPPPSGQAAAGQPPASAPTLPAAPTTATATATAATSADAAAGAKLTRPAGQADAHAARGADAAAHASLAAGGPTARLLGQALRQALQTSGLFYESHLTDMVFGRTNPAALQEEPQARMSRDTAQQNATSARSRSDASSTARTGGGAEATSGSGSPAPGTPVAGIHQDLTVLVRQQLDVLANQSLAWQGEAWPGTPMEWEVERDPYGGDPDSATPTWATRLKLDLPRLGLVDARLNLAGDQIVLQLVAPLAAAEINDASDQLRSRLLAAGLTLSNLAVSVTEPRPVMPTDF; from the coding sequence ATGAGCGTCGGTCCCGCCGCACTCGGTAATGTCCTGGTGCAGCGGTTGGACGCCGTGCTTGGCACGACGATGTCCGCCGCGAACGCCAACCAGGTGTCGGGCGCACGGCCAGACGCCGTCAGCCAGCCCGGAGGCCTGGAAAAGCCCGGGTCGTCGGACGGTTCCACCCGCGATCCCCGGCAAGGCATACAAACTGGCGGCGCCCGAGGCGACCGCCAGAATGCCGTTGTCGACGCGAAGACGGCCGCCGCGCTGGCGCTGGCCGCGCGCGGCCTGGTCACCAGCAGCGACACCACCGCCTCCGCCCCGACCACGCTGGGCACCACCGCCCGCACGATTCTTGCCTTGCTGGCGCAGTTTCCCGAAGCCGCGCCCGCCGTCCAGGGGCGCGCGCCGCTCTGGAACGCCAATGGCGGCGCGGCCGGACAAGCGCCCGCGCAAGCCACGCCGCAGCCCGCGCCGGGTGCAGGCCAACCCCCGCCGTCCGGTCAAGCCGCCGCCGGGCAGCCCCCGGCCTCGGCCCCTACGTTACCTGCCGCGCCGACCACCGCCACTGCAACCGCAACCGCCGCGACCAGCGCGGATGCCGCCGCTGGCGCCAAGCTGACGCGGCCCGCCGGCCAGGCTGATGCCCATGCGGCACGCGGCGCCGACGCCGCGGCCCATGCCTCGTTGGCGGCAGGCGGCCCGACCGCCCGCTTGCTGGGCCAGGCGCTGCGCCAAGCCCTGCAAACCAGCGGCTTGTTCTATGAATCGCATTTGACCGACATGGTGTTCGGCCGCACCAACCCGGCCGCGCTCCAGGAAGAGCCGCAAGCCAGGATGAGCCGCGACACCGCCCAGCAAAACGCCACGTCGGCGCGCAGCCGTTCGGACGCATCAAGTACCGCGCGCACCGGTGGCGGCGCCGAGGCAACGTCGGGTAGCGGGTCGCCCGCGCCCGGCACGCCGGTGGCCGGCATCCACCAGGACCTGACCGTGCTGGTGCGCCAGCAGTTGGACGTGCTGGCCAACCAATCCCTGGCCTGGCAAGGCGAAGCCTGGCCCGGCACGCCGATGGAATGGGAAGTGGAACGCGACCCCTACGGTGGCGACCCCGATTCGGCCACGCCCACCTGGGCCACCCGGCTCAAGCTGGACCTGCCCCGCCTGGGGCTGGTGGATGCACGGCTGAACCTGGCGGGCGACCAGATCGTATTGCAATTGGTCGCGCCGCTGGCCGCCGCCGAAATCAATGATGCGTCCGACCAACTGCGCTCGCGCCTGCTGGCCGCGGGCTTGACCTTGAGCAATCTGGCGGTCAGCGTGACGGAGCCGCGCCCCGTCATGCCGACCGATTTCTGA
- a CDS encoding flagellar protein FliT — MTSLTQSLPAILEHYQEIAFITGEMLTAAKAGDWDLAMVHGQQYCERVELLRQTEQKAPLDEAGRAMKYDLLVRILENDALTRDLAIPQLARLGDLLGRMKRQQTLLSAYGYQAPEE; from the coding sequence ATGACGTCCCTGACCCAGTCCCTTCCCGCCATCCTGGAGCACTACCAGGAAATTGCTTTCATCACGGGGGAAATGCTGACCGCCGCCAAGGCAGGCGACTGGGACCTGGCCATGGTCCATGGCCAGCAATATTGCGAGCGTGTCGAGCTCCTGCGCCAGACGGAACAAAAGGCGCCGCTGGACGAAGCCGGCCGCGCCATGAAGTACGACCTGCTCGTGCGGATTCTGGAAAACGATGCGCTGACGCGCGACCTGGCTATCCCGCAACTGGCCCGGCTGGGCGACCTGCTGGGACGCATGAAGCGCCAGCAGACGCTGCTGTCGGCCTACGGATATCAGGCGCCTGAAGAATGA
- the fliS gene encoding flagellar export chaperone FliS: MTYAARRPSGSYSVRSYADIGLETQVLGASPERLITLLYLGARAAIGQARIHLNEGRIAERGAAISKAIKIVDEGLKTGLNMEAGGDIAVNLALLYDYIIRTLLTANLKADAEQLDIADRLLADLAEAWQTSIDRPAGGMEP; the protein is encoded by the coding sequence ATGACGTATGCCGCCCGACGGCCCTCAGGGTCTTATTCTGTTCGTTCCTACGCCGACATCGGCCTGGAAACGCAAGTCCTGGGCGCAAGCCCGGAGCGGCTGATCACCCTGCTGTATCTGGGAGCGCGGGCGGCCATCGGGCAGGCGCGCATCCATTTGAACGAAGGCCGCATCGCTGAACGCGGCGCGGCCATCTCGAAAGCGATCAAGATTGTCGATGAAGGCCTGAAAACGGGGCTTAACATGGAGGCCGGCGGCGACATCGCCGTCAACCTCGCCCTGCTTTACGACTACATCATCCGTACGCTGCTGACAGCGAACCTGAAGGCGGATGCCGAGCAGCTTGATATTGCCGACCGGCTGCTGGCCGATCTGGCCGAAGCTTGGCAGACTTCCATCGACCGGCCGGCTGGCGGCATGGAGCCGTAA
- the fliD gene encoding flagellar filament capping protein FliD: MASITNLGSVSGLPLEKILSDLQDAETKKLSVYTTRAESYKTRIDAYSQLQSALEALQSSAAVLGKTETMAAIKGSVTGGSALTATVAAEGAVAGEYTIEVKNLARAQSLQSSAVPDRTAQNGATGTFEIELADGTKRTVDLKDDTSLNGIVKAINADDKTGVRATVINDGDGNNYLMLTSRETGEKAAVKSITVNGDPKLEDILTFSTDANGATSGMKATAGQDAEVIINGITVKSGSNNISTAIDGITLNLAEKTETNKPITLKLEADTSVASKAVQDFVTKYKTLQTTIKNLTAFDAAAATNQPLTGDGTTRSIQSALSGALQGVLGDGTLRSLADLGITTDATARELKLDTTKLTKALTENPADVTKLLTGENGLAKNIDAALKDVLGSTGSLKTRQDGLAKSITALTAQQARAKASSDAEIERMRTQFVALDTFYMQMQSTGSYLTQQFEAMNKSK; encoded by the coding sequence ATGGCTTCTATCACCAACCTTGGGTCCGTGTCCGGCTTGCCGCTGGAAAAGATCCTGTCGGACCTGCAAGACGCCGAGACGAAAAAGCTTTCGGTCTACACGACCCGCGCGGAAAGCTACAAAACTCGTATCGACGCTTACTCGCAGCTTCAAAGCGCGTTGGAAGCCCTGCAGTCTTCGGCCGCCGTGCTGGGCAAGACGGAAACGATGGCTGCCATCAAGGGCAGCGTCACTGGCGGTTCCGCCCTGACGGCCACGGTGGCGGCCGAGGGCGCAGTGGCTGGCGAATACACCATCGAAGTGAAGAACCTGGCGCGGGCGCAAAGTCTGCAATCGTCGGCGGTGCCTGACCGTACCGCCCAGAACGGCGCCACTGGCACCTTCGAAATCGAACTGGCCGACGGCACCAAGCGCACGGTCGACCTGAAGGACGATACGTCCTTGAACGGCATCGTCAAGGCCATCAACGCCGACGACAAGACCGGCGTGCGCGCCACCGTCATCAACGACGGCGACGGCAACAACTACCTGATGCTGACCTCGCGCGAGACGGGGGAAAAGGCAGCGGTGAAGTCCATCACGGTCAACGGCGACCCAAAGTTGGAAGACATCCTGACGTTCAGCACGGACGCCAACGGCGCAACCTCCGGCATGAAGGCCACCGCCGGACAGGACGCCGAAGTCATCATCAACGGCATCACGGTCAAGAGCGGTTCAAACAACATTTCGACCGCCATCGACGGCATTACGCTGAACCTGGCCGAAAAGACCGAAACCAACAAGCCCATCACCCTGAAACTGGAAGCCGATACCTCGGTGGCCAGCAAGGCGGTGCAGGACTTCGTCACCAAGTACAAGACGCTGCAAACCACGATCAAGAACCTGACCGCGTTCGACGCCGCGGCGGCCACCAACCAGCCGCTGACGGGCGACGGCACCACGCGCTCGATCCAGTCGGCCCTGTCCGGCGCCTTGCAAGGCGTGCTGGGCGACGGCACGCTGCGCTCGCTGGCAGATCTGGGCATCACCACCGATGCCACCGCCCGCGAACTGAAGCTGGACACGACCAAGCTCACCAAGGCTCTGACCGAGAACCCCGCCGACGTCACCAAACTGTTGACGGGCGAAAACGGCTTGGCGAAGAACATCGACGCCGCGCTCAAGGATGTGCTGGGTTCGACCGGCTCCTTGAAGACGCGCCAGGACGGCTTGGCCAAGTCGATCACCGCGTTGACCGCGCAGCAAGCGCGCGCCAAGGCATCGAGCGATGCTGAAATTGAGCGGATGCGCACGCAGTTCGTTGCGCTGGACACCTTCTATATGCAGATGCAAAGCACGGGCAGCTATCTGACCCAGCAGTTTGAGGCCATGAACAAGTCGAAGTAA
- a CDS encoding flagellar protein FlaG, translating into MAVTPLAPATFAPAAPVQAPIAAEPAVSVTPAAAATNSGASDSATSDQPDSQKLPLDKALDEINDQMKAWSTQLQFEIDPNVHQVVVSVVDAESGDVIRTIPSETVLKIAKMIVNMQGNGIKTTA; encoded by the coding sequence ATGGCCGTAACCCCCCTAGCCCCCGCTACGTTCGCACCCGCTGCGCCCGTGCAGGCACCCATCGCAGCCGAACCGGCTGTGAGCGTGACGCCCGCCGCCGCCGCCACGAACAGCGGCGCCTCCGACAGCGCCACGTCGGATCAACCAGATTCGCAAAAGCTGCCTTTGGACAAGGCGCTTGACGAAATCAACGACCAGATGAAGGCGTGGTCGACGCAATTGCAGTTCGAAATTGATCCGAATGTGCATCAGGTGGTGGTGTCGGTCGTGGATGCGGAGTCGGGCGATGTTATTCGCACGATCCCCAGCGAAACGGTACTCAAAATCGCCAAAATGATCGTGAACATGCAAGGCAACGGCATTAAAACCACTGCATGA
- a CDS encoding IclR family transcriptional regulator → MSVKTALRVIEIIETFAREKRALPLSELARLLDVPVSSCLALIRTLTGLGYLYETGRRQGYYPTGRLLAMAQRIARADPVLDRVYPSLAELRDATRETVVFAKLTQDGRVVYLDVLDSPHTIRYAPVAGEFKDVHANSLGKALVSLMDAPSRQSLLSDMPMTRYNERTLVTPQALEDDLQRSRQRGWFMNSGESIADVGAIAWPVTLSGEHYAISVGGPIYRIEPQQEAYARILRAACTALEQQA, encoded by the coding sequence ATGAGTGTCAAAACGGCGCTGCGAGTCATCGAAATCATCGAAACCTTTGCCCGCGAGAAGCGCGCGCTGCCCTTGTCGGAGCTGGCGCGCTTGCTGGATGTGCCGGTGTCCAGTTGCCTGGCGCTGATCCGTACGCTGACGGGCCTGGGCTACCTGTACGAAACCGGCCGGCGCCAGGGCTATTACCCCACGGGTCGCTTGCTTGCCATGGCGCAGCGCATCGCGCGCGCCGACCCCGTTTTGGACCGCGTTTACCCCAGCCTGGCGGAATTACGGGACGCCACCCGCGAAACCGTCGTGTTCGCCAAGCTCACCCAGGATGGCCGGGTGGTCTATCTGGATGTGCTGGATTCCCCACATACGATCCGATACGCGCCCGTTGCAGGCGAGTTCAAGGACGTACACGCCAATTCTCTGGGAAAGGCGCTGGTGTCGCTGATGGATGCCCCCTCGCGGCAGAGCCTGCTGTCCGACATGCCGATGACGCGCTACAACGAGCGCACGCTGGTCACGCCGCAAGCGCTGGAAGACGACCTGCAACGCTCGCGTCAGCGCGGTTGGTTCATGAACAGTGGGGAATCGATCGCCGACGTGGGCGCCATCGCCTGGCCCGTCACCCTGTCGGGCGAGCACTATGCGATTTCGGTGGGCGGCCCGATCTACCGGATCGAGCCGCAGCAAGAGGCCTATGCGCGCATCTTGCGGGCGGCGTGCACCGCCCTGGAACAGCAGGCCTGA
- a CDS encoding acyl-CoA dehydrogenase family protein — translation MDFAFTPEQLALRDAVSRICDRYPDEYWLERDREGGFPEPLHADLARDGWLGIAMPPEYGGAGLGMTEAALMMQTIAASGAGFTGASAVHMNIFGLNPVVVFGTDEQRGRWLEPLIAGREKACFAVTEPDAGLDTTKLSTRAVRQGDEYVVHGRKIWISTAQVATKMLLLARTTPLSEVDKPTQGLSLFYTDLDREKIEVREIEKMGRKAVDSNMLFIDGLRIPVADRIGEEGRGFEYILHGLNPERILIAAEAVGIGRAALDRAVKYAGERTVFGRPIGQNQGIQHPLAQAWMQLEAADLMVFKAASLYDAGLPCGPYANTAKYLAAEAGYNACQTAVMTLGGMGYAKEYHVERLLRESFIPRIAPVSPQLIMCFIAEKVLGLPKSY, via the coding sequence ATGGACTTTGCCTTCACCCCCGAGCAGTTGGCGCTGCGCGACGCCGTTTCTCGCATCTGCGACCGCTACCCCGACGAATACTGGCTGGAACGCGACCGCGAAGGCGGCTTTCCCGAGCCGCTGCACGCCGATCTGGCGCGCGACGGCTGGTTGGGCATTGCGATGCCGCCGGAATACGGCGGCGCGGGCCTGGGCATGACCGAAGCCGCGCTGATGATGCAGACGATCGCCGCATCCGGCGCGGGTTTTACCGGCGCATCCGCCGTGCACATGAATATCTTTGGCCTGAACCCCGTGGTGGTGTTCGGCACCGACGAGCAGCGCGGCCGATGGCTGGAGCCGCTGATCGCCGGCCGCGAAAAGGCCTGCTTTGCCGTGACCGAGCCCGATGCCGGCCTGGACACCACCAAGCTGTCGACCCGCGCGGTGCGCCAGGGCGACGAATACGTGGTGCACGGCCGCAAGATCTGGATATCGACGGCGCAGGTCGCCACCAAGATGCTGCTGCTGGCGCGCACCACCCCGCTGTCCGAGGTAGACAAGCCCACCCAGGGCCTGTCCTTGTTCTATACCGATCTGGACCGCGAGAAGATCGAGGTGCGCGAAATCGAGAAAATGGGCCGCAAGGCCGTGGACTCGAACATGCTGTTCATTGATGGGCTACGCATTCCGGTGGCCGACCGCATCGGCGAAGAAGGCCGCGGGTTTGAGTACATCCTGCACGGTCTGAACCCCGAACGCATCCTGATCGCGGCGGAAGCCGTGGGCATTGGCCGCGCCGCGCTGGACCGCGCCGTGAAATACGCCGGGGAACGCACCGTGTTCGGCCGCCCCATCGGCCAGAACCAGGGCATCCAGCATCCCTTGGCGCAAGCCTGGATGCAACTGGAAGCCGCCGACCTGATGGTGTTCAAGGCCGCCAGCCTGTACGACGCCGGCCTGCCCTGCGGCCCCTATGCCAATACGGCCAAGTACCTGGCGGCCGAAGCCGGCTACAACGCCTGCCAAACGGCCGTGATGACGCTGGGCGGCATGGGCTACGCCAAGGAATACCACGTGGAACGGCTGCTGCGCGAGAGCTTCATTCCCCGCATCGCGCCGGTCAGCCCGCAGCTGATTATGTGCTTCATCGCGGAAAAGGTGCTGGGCCTGCCGAAGTCGTATTGA